In one Musa acuminata AAA Group cultivar baxijiao chromosome BXJ2-5, Cavendish_Baxijiao_AAA, whole genome shotgun sequence genomic region, the following are encoded:
- the LOC103984468 gene encoding transcription factor-like protein DPB isoform X2: MDEGSKRTANFRMAPSGGRSSLGAPAFSGGHSASTSGSAGSPSSRSEPTETNPASESALVRLNHLDIHGGDEGTPVGAVSGKKKKRGARAVGGDKSGRGLRQFSMKVCEKVESKGRTTYNEVADELVTEFTDPNNNPGSQDQVANYEEKNIRRRVYDALNVLMAMDIISKDKKEIQWKGLPRTSLNDVEELKAEQIELKNRIEKKTAYLQELQNQFIGLQSLVQRNEQLHGSEHVPSGGVALPFILVQTRPHATVEVEISEDMQLVHFDFNSTPFELHDDSYVLKAMGFCEREQHDGALEPSSSGGDCSSMIGMHQYHTWQPSRPSSMVRMITSPPKPGILKARVKNEH, from the exons ATGGACGAGGGGAGCAAGAGGACGGCGAACTTCCGCATGGCCCCCTCCGGCGGCCGCTCCTCCCTGGGTGCGCCAGCCTTCTCCGGCGGTCACTCGGCCTCCACCAGCGGCAGTGCGGGTTCGCCTTCCAGCCGGAGTGAGCCGACGGAGACGAATCCCGCCAGTGAGAGCGCCTTGGTCAGGCTGAACCACCTCGATATCCATGGGGGCGACGAGGGAACGCCCGTGGGGGCCGTCAG tggtaaaaagaaaaagaggggtgCACGAGCGGTTGGAGGTGATAAAAGTGGTAGGGGACTCCGACAGTTTAGCATGAAAG TTTGTGAGAAGGTGGAAAGCAAGGGAAGAACCACTTATAATGAG GTTGCAGATGAACTTGTAACTGAATTTACTGATCCCAATAATAATCCGGGATCTCAAGATCAGGTAGCTAAC TATGAAGAGAAAAACATACGGCGGAGGGTATATGATGCACTGAATGTCCTCATGGCAATGGATATTATTTCTAAAGATAAAAAAGAGATACAGTGGAAAGGTTTACCTCGTACTAGTTTAAATGATGTTGAAGAATTGAAG GCAGAACAGATTGAATTGAAGAATAGGATTGAAAAGAAAACTGCATATTTGCAGGAATTGCAAAATCAA TTCATAGGTCTCCAAAGTTTGGTCCAACGGAATGAACAGCTACATGGTTCAGAACATGTTCCATCAGGCGGTGTTGCTTTACCTTTTATCTTGGTCCAG ACTCGGCCACATGCAACAGTAGAAGTGGAAATTTCAGAAGATATGCAATTGGTGCATTTTGATTTTAACAG CACGCCCTTTGAGCTACACGATGACTCATACGTGCTCAAGGCAATGGGATTCTGTGAAAGAGAGCAGCATGATGGTGCTCTGGAGCCTAGTTCCAGTGGCGGTGACTGTTCTAGCATGATCGGCATGCATCAGTATCATACTTGGCAACCATCAAGGCCGAGTTCCATGGTTAGAATGATAACTTCCCCTCCTAAACCTGGAATCCTAAAAGCACGCGTGAAGAACGAACATTGA
- the LOC103984468 gene encoding transcription factor-like protein DPB isoform X4, with amino-acid sequence MDEGSKRTANFRMAPSGGRSSLGAPAFSGGHSASTSGSAGSPSSRSEPTETNPASESALVRLNHLDIHGGDEGTPVGAVSGKKKKRGARAVGGDKSGRGLRQFSMKVCEKVESKGRTTYNEVADELVTEFTDPNNNPGSQDQYEEKNIRRRVYDALNVLMAMDIISKDKKEIQWKGLPRTSLNDVEELKAEQIELKNRIEKKTAYLQELQNQFIGLQSLVQRNEQLHGSEHVPSGGVALPFILVQTRPHATVEVEISEDMQLVHFDFNSTPFELHDDSYVLKAMGFCEREQHDGALEPSSSGGDCSSMIGMHQYHTWQPSRPSSMVRMITSPPKPGILKARVKNEH; translated from the exons ATGGACGAGGGGAGCAAGAGGACGGCGAACTTCCGCATGGCCCCCTCCGGCGGCCGCTCCTCCCTGGGTGCGCCAGCCTTCTCCGGCGGTCACTCGGCCTCCACCAGCGGCAGTGCGGGTTCGCCTTCCAGCCGGAGTGAGCCGACGGAGACGAATCCCGCCAGTGAGAGCGCCTTGGTCAGGCTGAACCACCTCGATATCCATGGGGGCGACGAGGGAACGCCCGTGGGGGCCGTCAG tggtaaaaagaaaaagaggggtgCACGAGCGGTTGGAGGTGATAAAAGTGGTAGGGGACTCCGACAGTTTAGCATGAAAG TTTGTGAGAAGGTGGAAAGCAAGGGAAGAACCACTTATAATGAG GTTGCAGATGAACTTGTAACTGAATTTACTGATCCCAATAATAATCCGGGATCTCAAGATCAG TATGAAGAGAAAAACATACGGCGGAGGGTATATGATGCACTGAATGTCCTCATGGCAATGGATATTATTTCTAAAGATAAAAAAGAGATACAGTGGAAAGGTTTACCTCGTACTAGTTTAAATGATGTTGAAGAATTGAAG GCAGAACAGATTGAATTGAAGAATAGGATTGAAAAGAAAACTGCATATTTGCAGGAATTGCAAAATCAA TTCATAGGTCTCCAAAGTTTGGTCCAACGGAATGAACAGCTACATGGTTCAGAACATGTTCCATCAGGCGGTGTTGCTTTACCTTTTATCTTGGTCCAG ACTCGGCCACATGCAACAGTAGAAGTGGAAATTTCAGAAGATATGCAATTGGTGCATTTTGATTTTAACAG CACGCCCTTTGAGCTACACGATGACTCATACGTGCTCAAGGCAATGGGATTCTGTGAAAGAGAGCAGCATGATGGTGCTCTGGAGCCTAGTTCCAGTGGCGGTGACTGTTCTAGCATGATCGGCATGCATCAGTATCATACTTGGCAACCATCAAGGCCGAGTTCCATGGTTAGAATGATAACTTCCCCTCCTAAACCTGGAATCCTAAAAGCACGCGTGAAGAACGAACATTGA
- the LOC103984468 gene encoding transcription factor-like protein DPB isoform X1, protein MDEGSKRTANFRMAPSGGRSSLGAPAFSGGHSASTSGSAGSPSSRSEPTETNPASESALVRLNHLDIHGGDEGTPVGAVSGKKKKRGARAVGGDKSGRGLRQFSMKVCEKVESKGRTTYNEVADELVTEFTDPNNNPGSQDQVANQQYEEKNIRRRVYDALNVLMAMDIISKDKKEIQWKGLPRTSLNDVEELKAEQIELKNRIEKKTAYLQELQNQFIGLQSLVQRNEQLHGSEHVPSGGVALPFILVQTRPHATVEVEISEDMQLVHFDFNSTPFELHDDSYVLKAMGFCEREQHDGALEPSSSGGDCSSMIGMHQYHTWQPSRPSSMVRMITSPPKPGILKARVKNEH, encoded by the exons ATGGACGAGGGGAGCAAGAGGACGGCGAACTTCCGCATGGCCCCCTCCGGCGGCCGCTCCTCCCTGGGTGCGCCAGCCTTCTCCGGCGGTCACTCGGCCTCCACCAGCGGCAGTGCGGGTTCGCCTTCCAGCCGGAGTGAGCCGACGGAGACGAATCCCGCCAGTGAGAGCGCCTTGGTCAGGCTGAACCACCTCGATATCCATGGGGGCGACGAGGGAACGCCCGTGGGGGCCGTCAG tggtaaaaagaaaaagaggggtgCACGAGCGGTTGGAGGTGATAAAAGTGGTAGGGGACTCCGACAGTTTAGCATGAAAG TTTGTGAGAAGGTGGAAAGCAAGGGAAGAACCACTTATAATGAG GTTGCAGATGAACTTGTAACTGAATTTACTGATCCCAATAATAATCCGGGATCTCAAGATCAGGTAGCTAAC CAACAGTATGAAGAGAAAAACATACGGCGGAGGGTATATGATGCACTGAATGTCCTCATGGCAATGGATATTATTTCTAAAGATAAAAAAGAGATACAGTGGAAAGGTTTACCTCGTACTAGTTTAAATGATGTTGAAGAATTGAAG GCAGAACAGATTGAATTGAAGAATAGGATTGAAAAGAAAACTGCATATTTGCAGGAATTGCAAAATCAA TTCATAGGTCTCCAAAGTTTGGTCCAACGGAATGAACAGCTACATGGTTCAGAACATGTTCCATCAGGCGGTGTTGCTTTACCTTTTATCTTGGTCCAG ACTCGGCCACATGCAACAGTAGAAGTGGAAATTTCAGAAGATATGCAATTGGTGCATTTTGATTTTAACAG CACGCCCTTTGAGCTACACGATGACTCATACGTGCTCAAGGCAATGGGATTCTGTGAAAGAGAGCAGCATGATGGTGCTCTGGAGCCTAGTTCCAGTGGCGGTGACTGTTCTAGCATGATCGGCATGCATCAGTATCATACTTGGCAACCATCAAGGCCGAGTTCCATGGTTAGAATGATAACTTCCCCTCCTAAACCTGGAATCCTAAAAGCACGCGTGAAGAACGAACATTGA
- the LOC103984468 gene encoding transcription factor-like protein DPB isoform X3 produces the protein MDEGSKRTANFRMAPSGGRSSLGAPAFSGGHSASTSGSAGSPSSRSEPTETNPASESALVRLNHLDIHGGDEGTPVGAVSGKKKKRGARAVGGDKSGRGLRQFSMKVCEKVESKGRTTYNEVADELVTEFTDPNNNPGSQDQQQYEEKNIRRRVYDALNVLMAMDIISKDKKEIQWKGLPRTSLNDVEELKAEQIELKNRIEKKTAYLQELQNQFIGLQSLVQRNEQLHGSEHVPSGGVALPFILVQTRPHATVEVEISEDMQLVHFDFNSTPFELHDDSYVLKAMGFCEREQHDGALEPSSSGGDCSSMIGMHQYHTWQPSRPSSMVRMITSPPKPGILKARVKNEH, from the exons ATGGACGAGGGGAGCAAGAGGACGGCGAACTTCCGCATGGCCCCCTCCGGCGGCCGCTCCTCCCTGGGTGCGCCAGCCTTCTCCGGCGGTCACTCGGCCTCCACCAGCGGCAGTGCGGGTTCGCCTTCCAGCCGGAGTGAGCCGACGGAGACGAATCCCGCCAGTGAGAGCGCCTTGGTCAGGCTGAACCACCTCGATATCCATGGGGGCGACGAGGGAACGCCCGTGGGGGCCGTCAG tggtaaaaagaaaaagaggggtgCACGAGCGGTTGGAGGTGATAAAAGTGGTAGGGGACTCCGACAGTTTAGCATGAAAG TTTGTGAGAAGGTGGAAAGCAAGGGAAGAACCACTTATAATGAG GTTGCAGATGAACTTGTAACTGAATTTACTGATCCCAATAATAATCCGGGATCTCAAGATCAG CAACAGTATGAAGAGAAAAACATACGGCGGAGGGTATATGATGCACTGAATGTCCTCATGGCAATGGATATTATTTCTAAAGATAAAAAAGAGATACAGTGGAAAGGTTTACCTCGTACTAGTTTAAATGATGTTGAAGAATTGAAG GCAGAACAGATTGAATTGAAGAATAGGATTGAAAAGAAAACTGCATATTTGCAGGAATTGCAAAATCAA TTCATAGGTCTCCAAAGTTTGGTCCAACGGAATGAACAGCTACATGGTTCAGAACATGTTCCATCAGGCGGTGTTGCTTTACCTTTTATCTTGGTCCAG ACTCGGCCACATGCAACAGTAGAAGTGGAAATTTCAGAAGATATGCAATTGGTGCATTTTGATTTTAACAG CACGCCCTTTGAGCTACACGATGACTCATACGTGCTCAAGGCAATGGGATTCTGTGAAAGAGAGCAGCATGATGGTGCTCTGGAGCCTAGTTCCAGTGGCGGTGACTGTTCTAGCATGATCGGCATGCATCAGTATCATACTTGGCAACCATCAAGGCCGAGTTCCATGGTTAGAATGATAACTTCCCCTCCTAAACCTGGAATCCTAAAAGCACGCGTGAAGAACGAACATTGA
- the LOC103984467 gene encoding deSI-like protein At4g17486 isoform X2, which translates to MLSGSPSEKGLRNGGRDGCGRTHLYLNVYDLTPINKYLYWFGLGVFHSGIEVHGQEYGFGAHDYPSSGVFEVEPKSCPGFIFRRSVWLGTTDMSRSEFRILIEDLAGKYHGDTYNLIIKNCNHFTDEVCMHLTGKSIPGWVNRLARLVSGSFFRCIIPENIRVSAVGQLPTHPTCFDEFDSFSSSSIEDSDEEDADHHLVKRPNIEFVHSSDEPLRLARDVM; encoded by the exons ATGCTGTCAGGATCTCCTTCCGAGAAGGGTCTGCGCAACGGGGGCAGAGACGGGTGCGGGAGGACGCATCTCTACTTGAATGTTTATGATCTCACACCGATAAACAAATACCTGTACTGGTTTGGGCTCGGAGTCTTCCACTCTGGGATCGAAG TTCATGGACAGGAGTATGGATTTGGAGCACATGATTACCCGTCTAGCGGAGTATTTGAGGTGGAACCGAAAAGCTGTCCTGGTTTTATCTTCAGACGTTCTGTGTGGCTGGGTACCACTGATATGTCTCGCTCAGAGTTCCGCATACTTATTGAAGACCTTGCGGGGAAATATCATGGTGACACCTACAATTTGATCATAAAAAACTGCAATCATTTCACAGATGAAGTTTGCATGCATTTGACCGGAAAGTCTATTCCTGGATGGGTGAATAGACTTGCCAGATTAG TTTCAGGATCATTCTTTCGCTGTATTATCCCAGAAAATATTCGTGTTTCAGCAGTCGGACAATTACCAACTCATCCAACTTGTTTTG ATGAGTTCGATTCATtttcttcgtcatcaattgaggaCAGTGATGAGGAAGATGCAGATCATCACCTCGTAAAGCGACCAAACATTGAGTTTGTGCATTCAAGTGATGAGCCATTGAGGCTTGCGAGGGATGTCATGTGA
- the LOC103984467 gene encoding deSI-like protein At4g17486 isoform X4 → MLSGSPSEKGLRNGGRDGCGRTHLYLNVYDLTPINKYLYWFGLGVFHSGIEVHGQEYGFGAHDYPSSGVFEVEPKSCPGFIFRRSVWLGTTDMSRSEFRILIEDLAGKYHGDTYNLIIKNCNHFTDEVCMHLTGKSIPGWVNRLARLGSFFRCIIPENIRVSAVGQLPTHPTCFDEFDSFSSSSIEDSDEEDADHHLVKRPNIEFVHSSDEPLRLARDVM, encoded by the exons ATGCTGTCAGGATCTCCTTCCGAGAAGGGTCTGCGCAACGGGGGCAGAGACGGGTGCGGGAGGACGCATCTCTACTTGAATGTTTATGATCTCACACCGATAAACAAATACCTGTACTGGTTTGGGCTCGGAGTCTTCCACTCTGGGATCGAAG TTCATGGACAGGAGTATGGATTTGGAGCACATGATTACCCGTCTAGCGGAGTATTTGAGGTGGAACCGAAAAGCTGTCCTGGTTTTATCTTCAGACGTTCTGTGTGGCTGGGTACCACTGATATGTCTCGCTCAGAGTTCCGCATACTTATTGAAGACCTTGCGGGGAAATATCATGGTGACACCTACAATTTGATCATAAAAAACTGCAATCATTTCACAGATGAAGTTTGCATGCATTTGACCGGAAAGTCTATTCCTGGATGGGTGAATAGACTTGCCAGATTAG GATCATTCTTTCGCTGTATTATCCCAGAAAATATTCGTGTTTCAGCAGTCGGACAATTACCAACTCATCCAACTTGTTTTG ATGAGTTCGATTCATtttcttcgtcatcaattgaggaCAGTGATGAGGAAGATGCAGATCATCACCTCGTAAAGCGACCAAACATTGAGTTTGTGCATTCAAGTGATGAGCCATTGAGGCTTGCGAGGGATGTCATGTGA
- the LOC103984467 gene encoding deSI-like protein At4g17486 isoform X6 translates to MLSGSPSEKGLRNGGRDGCGRTHLYLNVYDLTPINKYLYWFGLGVFHSGIEVHGQEYGFGAHDYPSSGVFEVEPKSCPGFIFRRSVWLGTTDMSRSEFRILIEDLAGKYHGDTYNLIIKNCNHFTDEVCMHLTGKSIPGWVNRLARLDEFDSFSSSSIEDSDEEDADHHLVKRPNIEFVHSSDEPLRLARDVM, encoded by the exons ATGCTGTCAGGATCTCCTTCCGAGAAGGGTCTGCGCAACGGGGGCAGAGACGGGTGCGGGAGGACGCATCTCTACTTGAATGTTTATGATCTCACACCGATAAACAAATACCTGTACTGGTTTGGGCTCGGAGTCTTCCACTCTGGGATCGAAG TTCATGGACAGGAGTATGGATTTGGAGCACATGATTACCCGTCTAGCGGAGTATTTGAGGTGGAACCGAAAAGCTGTCCTGGTTTTATCTTCAGACGTTCTGTGTGGCTGGGTACCACTGATATGTCTCGCTCAGAGTTCCGCATACTTATTGAAGACCTTGCGGGGAAATATCATGGTGACACCTACAATTTGATCATAAAAAACTGCAATCATTTCACAGATGAAGTTTGCATGCATTTGACCGGAAAGTCTATTCCTGGATGGGTGAATAGACTTGCCAGATTAG ATGAGTTCGATTCATtttcttcgtcatcaattgaggaCAGTGATGAGGAAGATGCAGATCATCACCTCGTAAAGCGACCAAACATTGAGTTTGTGCATTCAAGTGATGAGCCATTGAGGCTTGCGAGGGATGTCATGTGA
- the LOC103984467 gene encoding deSI-like protein At4g17486 isoform X5, with protein sequence MLSGSPSEKGLRNGGRDGCGRTHLYLNVYDLTPINKYLYWFGLGVFHSGIEVHGQEYGFGAHDYPSSGVFEVEPKSCPGFIFRRSVWLGTTDMSRSEFRILIEDLAGKYHGDTYNLIIKNCNHFTDEVCMHLTGKSIPGWVNRLARLEDEFDSFSSSSIEDSDEEDADHHLVKRPNIEFVHSSDEPLRLARDVM encoded by the exons ATGCTGTCAGGATCTCCTTCCGAGAAGGGTCTGCGCAACGGGGGCAGAGACGGGTGCGGGAGGACGCATCTCTACTTGAATGTTTATGATCTCACACCGATAAACAAATACCTGTACTGGTTTGGGCTCGGAGTCTTCCACTCTGGGATCGAAG TTCATGGACAGGAGTATGGATTTGGAGCACATGATTACCCGTCTAGCGGAGTATTTGAGGTGGAACCGAAAAGCTGTCCTGGTTTTATCTTCAGACGTTCTGTGTGGCTGGGTACCACTGATATGTCTCGCTCAGAGTTCCGCATACTTATTGAAGACCTTGCGGGGAAATATCATGGTGACACCTACAATTTGATCATAAAAAACTGCAATCATTTCACAGATGAAGTTTGCATGCATTTGACCGGAAAGTCTATTCCTGGATGGGTGAATAGACTTGCCAGATTAG AAGATGAGTTCGATTCATtttcttcgtcatcaattgaggaCAGTGATGAGGAAGATGCAGATCATCACCTCGTAAAGCGACCAAACATTGAGTTTGTGCATTCAAGTGATGAGCCATTGAGGCTTGCGAGGGATGTCATGTGA
- the LOC103984467 gene encoding deSI-like protein At4g17486 isoform X3, with translation MLSGSPSEKGLRNGGRDGCGRTHLYLNVYDLTPINKYLYWFGLGVFHSGIEVHGQEYGFGAHDYPSSGVFEVEPKSCPGFIFRRSVWLGTTDMSRSEFRILIEDLAGKYHGDTYNLIIKNCNHFTDEVCMHLTGKSIPGWVNRLARLGSFFRCIIPENIRVSAVGQLPTHPTCFEDEFDSFSSSSIEDSDEEDADHHLVKRPNIEFVHSSDEPLRLARDVM, from the exons ATGCTGTCAGGATCTCCTTCCGAGAAGGGTCTGCGCAACGGGGGCAGAGACGGGTGCGGGAGGACGCATCTCTACTTGAATGTTTATGATCTCACACCGATAAACAAATACCTGTACTGGTTTGGGCTCGGAGTCTTCCACTCTGGGATCGAAG TTCATGGACAGGAGTATGGATTTGGAGCACATGATTACCCGTCTAGCGGAGTATTTGAGGTGGAACCGAAAAGCTGTCCTGGTTTTATCTTCAGACGTTCTGTGTGGCTGGGTACCACTGATATGTCTCGCTCAGAGTTCCGCATACTTATTGAAGACCTTGCGGGGAAATATCATGGTGACACCTACAATTTGATCATAAAAAACTGCAATCATTTCACAGATGAAGTTTGCATGCATTTGACCGGAAAGTCTATTCCTGGATGGGTGAATAGACTTGCCAGATTAG GATCATTCTTTCGCTGTATTATCCCAGAAAATATTCGTGTTTCAGCAGTCGGACAATTACCAACTCATCCAACTTGTTTTG AAGATGAGTTCGATTCATtttcttcgtcatcaattgaggaCAGTGATGAGGAAGATGCAGATCATCACCTCGTAAAGCGACCAAACATTGAGTTTGTGCATTCAAGTGATGAGCCATTGAGGCTTGCGAGGGATGTCATGTGA
- the LOC103984467 gene encoding deSI-like protein At4g17486 isoform X1 yields the protein MLSGSPSEKGLRNGGRDGCGRTHLYLNVYDLTPINKYLYWFGLGVFHSGIEVHGQEYGFGAHDYPSSGVFEVEPKSCPGFIFRRSVWLGTTDMSRSEFRILIEDLAGKYHGDTYNLIIKNCNHFTDEVCMHLTGKSIPGWVNRLARLVSGSFFRCIIPENIRVSAVGQLPTHPTCFEDEFDSFSSSSIEDSDEEDADHHLVKRPNIEFVHSSDEPLRLARDVM from the exons ATGCTGTCAGGATCTCCTTCCGAGAAGGGTCTGCGCAACGGGGGCAGAGACGGGTGCGGGAGGACGCATCTCTACTTGAATGTTTATGATCTCACACCGATAAACAAATACCTGTACTGGTTTGGGCTCGGAGTCTTCCACTCTGGGATCGAAG TTCATGGACAGGAGTATGGATTTGGAGCACATGATTACCCGTCTAGCGGAGTATTTGAGGTGGAACCGAAAAGCTGTCCTGGTTTTATCTTCAGACGTTCTGTGTGGCTGGGTACCACTGATATGTCTCGCTCAGAGTTCCGCATACTTATTGAAGACCTTGCGGGGAAATATCATGGTGACACCTACAATTTGATCATAAAAAACTGCAATCATTTCACAGATGAAGTTTGCATGCATTTGACCGGAAAGTCTATTCCTGGATGGGTGAATAGACTTGCCAGATTAG TTTCAGGATCATTCTTTCGCTGTATTATCCCAGAAAATATTCGTGTTTCAGCAGTCGGACAATTACCAACTCATCCAACTTGTTTTG AAGATGAGTTCGATTCATtttcttcgtcatcaattgaggaCAGTGATGAGGAAGATGCAGATCATCACCTCGTAAAGCGACCAAACATTGAGTTTGTGCATTCAAGTGATGAGCCATTGAGGCTTGCGAGGGATGTCATGTGA